One Jeotgalibaca porci genomic region harbors:
- the manA gene encoding mannose-6-phosphate isomerase, class I, with translation MIQPLFMQPVLQEKMWGGTKLRDIYGYSIPSDHTGECWAISAHPDGIGKIAIGTFAGMGLDELYQAHPELFGNPSSPVFPLLTKIIDAADALSVQVHPDDAYGMEHEGELGKTECWYIIDADEGAEIIYGHNALSKEEFAEMVQEGKWSDLLRYVPVKRGDFFFVPSGTIHAIGAGITILETQQSSNTTYRVYDFDRVEQNGQKRDLHIQESIDVTAFPHVDAVNHFKVDGMVTTFIESDYFNVYKWDITESFTYRQTAAYTLVSVLEGEGVLEVAGDSYAIMKGMHFVLPNGIADVRLDGNFEMLVSTPGPKSL, from the coding sequence ATGATACAACCTTTATTTATGCAACCTGTGCTTCAAGAAAAAATGTGGGGTGGTACGAAACTTCGCGATATTTACGGTTATTCTATCCCAAGTGATCACACGGGCGAGTGCTGGGCAATCAGTGCCCATCCGGATGGTATTGGAAAAATTGCAATTGGTACCTTTGCCGGTATGGGCTTGGATGAGTTGTACCAAGCGCATCCAGAGCTTTTTGGAAATCCGAGCTCCCCTGTTTTTCCACTTTTGACGAAAATTATTGACGCGGCGGACGCTTTGTCGGTTCAAGTGCATCCAGATGATGCATATGGAATGGAACACGAAGGTGAACTCGGCAAGACGGAATGCTGGTACATCATCGATGCAGATGAAGGTGCCGAGATCATTTACGGTCACAATGCCCTTTCCAAAGAAGAATTTGCGGAAATGGTTCAAGAAGGTAAATGGAGCGATTTATTACGCTATGTACCGGTTAAACGCGGCGATTTTTTCTTTGTGCCGAGTGGAACGATTCATGCGATTGGCGCGGGAATCACAATACTGGAAACGCAACAAAGCAGTAATACGACTTACCGTGTGTATGACTTTGACCGCGTGGAGCAAAACGGCCAAAAGCGTGATTTGCACATTCAAGAATCGATTGATGTAACGGCTTTTCCACATGTGGATGCAGTCAATCATTTCAAAGTTGACGGTATGGTTACAACGTTCATCGAGAGCGACTACTTCAATGTCTACAAATGGGATATTACTGAATCTTTCACTTATAGACAAACAGCTGCTTATACTTTGGTAAGTGTTTTGGAAGGCGAAGGCGTGTTGGAAGTTGCGGGCGATTCATATGCTATAATGAAGGGGATGCATTTCGTTTTACCGAACGGCATTGCGGATGTCAGGTTGGATGGAAACTTCGAAATGTTAGTTTCGACACCTGGTCCGAAAAGTTTATAA
- a CDS encoding metallophosphoesterase — translation MNNKKTLINTALLTAGTAAYLYVQNTKFQVSRYAVPIKKLAPENEGLKIAHLSDLHFPYTKINLDALIKTLKKEQPDLIFLSGDQMDAAEPERTAEAHAFLKRLPDIAPTYAVEGNHDNKVKNHTHIYQGTGVTYLDNTAYSVMLSGRKPVVVMGVPEPSPFGKVQKDFLAKMTIRPDWAGQTRLLLAHRPELFKKYHADASKAPDVVFSGHAHGGQIRIPGIGGLFAPGQGRLPKYTAGVWALETDPTKHLVISRGLGPSHFPFRINNRPELIIATLENHS, via the coding sequence ATGAATAATAAAAAAACCCTCATTAATACAGCACTATTAACAGCAGGAACCGCCGCGTATTTGTATGTGCAAAATACGAAGTTTCAAGTGAGTCGGTATGCGGTACCGATTAAGAAACTAGCTCCCGAAAATGAAGGGCTGAAGATTGCCCATCTTTCTGATTTACATTTCCCCTATACTAAAATTAATTTGGACGCTTTGATTAAAACGTTGAAGAAAGAGCAACCGGATTTAATTTTCCTAAGTGGGGACCAGATGGATGCGGCTGAACCAGAGCGGACAGCAGAAGCGCATGCCTTCCTAAAACGTCTCCCGGATATTGCTCCAACATATGCGGTTGAAGGAAATCATGACAATAAAGTCAAAAATCACACGCATATCTATCAAGGAACCGGCGTAACTTATTTAGATAACACCGCTTATTCCGTGATGTTGTCCGGACGAAAACCGGTTGTTGTGATGGGTGTTCCTGAACCGTCACCATTTGGAAAAGTTCAAAAAGATTTCTTGGCGAAAATGACTATTCGTCCGGACTGGGCCGGTCAAACCCGCCTGTTATTGGCGCATCGTCCGGAACTATTTAAGAAGTACCACGCCGACGCTAGTAAAGCCCCAGATGTTGTTTTTTCCGGCCACGCGCACGGCGGCCAAATTCGCATTCCGGGTATCGGCGGTTTATTCGCACCGGGGCAGGGACGTCTGCCGAAATATACAGCAGGTGTATGGGCGTTGGAAACAGATCCGACCAAACATTTGGTCATCAGCCGCGGTCTTGGACCATCACATTTCCCATTCCGAATCAATAATCGCCCGGAACTCATTATCGCAACCTTGGAAAACCACTCGTGA
- a CDS encoding aldo/keto reductase: MVKQQITERLPLNDGYTIPIIGFGTSGIANRDAEEVVFNAIMKGYRLIDTAKIYDNEEGVGRGIQKAINAGISRNELFIVSKVWKSDMGFEQATEAFNQTYERLGLDYVDLYLIHWPSSEEGVNLATWRALEEIQASGRVNSIGVSNFNRGELAEIIKEGKVRPAVNQIPVNPDNMNADLDAYNDQNNIVTMGYSPLGAGKVNSDKKLAGIGNKHDKTSAQIALKWCLERGVVPIPKTSHDERMVENLDLFDFSLTDEEIDIINNIDKKTNTRKPSDKNQNKRHGSRR; this comes from the coding sequence ATGGTTAAGCAACAAATAACGGAACGGCTGCCTTTGAATGACGGGTATACGATTCCGATTATTGGTTTTGGGACGTCGGGAATTGCCAATCGTGACGCTGAAGAAGTTGTATTTAACGCTATTATGAAAGGGTACCGCCTTATCGATACTGCAAAAATATATGACAACGAAGAAGGGGTCGGACGGGGGATTCAAAAAGCAATCAACGCGGGAATTTCTCGAAATGAACTTTTCATCGTGTCGAAAGTTTGGAAATCAGATATGGGCTTCGAACAGGCGACGGAAGCTTTCAATCAAACGTATGAGCGTCTAGGATTGGATTATGTCGATCTCTATTTGATTCACTGGCCGAGTTCGGAAGAAGGCGTCAATTTGGCGACTTGGCGCGCTTTGGAAGAAATTCAAGCTTCAGGTCGTGTGAACAGTATTGGTGTTTCAAACTTCAATCGCGGGGAATTAGCTGAAATTATTAAAGAAGGAAAAGTTCGCCCGGCGGTAAACCAAATCCCGGTTAACCCGGATAATATGAATGCAGATTTGGATGCATACAACGACCAGAATAATATTGTGACGATGGGCTATAGTCCGCTCGGCGCGGGAAAAGTGAATAGCGATAAAAAATTAGCCGGTATTGGAAATAAACACGACAAAACATCGGCGCAAATTGCATTAAAATGGTGCTTGGAACGTGGCGTGGTGCCGATTCCAAAGACGAGTCACGATGAACGTATGGTCGAAAATTTAGATCTTTTCGATTTCTCACTGACAGACGAAGAAATTGATATCATCAATAACATCGACAAAAAAACCAATACGCGCAAACCTAGCGATAAAAATCAAAACAAGCGTCATGGATCAAGACGCTAA
- a CDS encoding substrate-binding domain-containing protein: MEEHGKKKNLVITTLYQQIPTELEEDIAGICAIGKFSDGQVTQLKKFEKPLVFIDSNQMSNQADSVTVDFNYAIQQVMAEAAKYKTIGFLGGKETTQDQKQVLDDPRELLFQAALMQSGKYNEAAFYTGSFSTASGQALMNQAISEHGDNLPTFFFCANDAIAIGAMRSLQDANIQVPERVSLIGFNDSNVARYVYPALSTIQVDTEALGSIGLNLLVERMEGNVGITQNISIATRLIKRESTKK, from the coding sequence ATGGAAGAACATGGCAAAAAGAAAAATTTAGTTATCACAACCCTTTATCAACAGATTCCGACTGAACTCGAAGAAGATATTGCGGGTATTTGTGCCATCGGTAAGTTTAGTGACGGCCAAGTGACACAACTTAAAAAATTTGAGAAGCCGTTAGTCTTTATCGATTCAAATCAAATGAGCAATCAAGCCGACAGTGTGACGGTTGATTTTAATTACGCTATTCAACAAGTAATGGCAGAAGCTGCAAAATACAAGACGATTGGTTTTCTCGGTGGAAAAGAAACAACACAGGATCAGAAGCAAGTACTGGATGATCCGCGCGAATTACTATTTCAAGCAGCGCTTATGCAAAGTGGCAAGTATAACGAAGCAGCCTTTTACACCGGTAGTTTTTCCACAGCATCTGGACAAGCACTGATGAACCAAGCAATTTCGGAACATGGGGATAACTTACCAACATTTTTCTTCTGTGCCAACGATGCCATCGCGATTGGCGCGATGCGGAGTTTGCAAGACGCGAATATTCAAGTACCGGAGCGGGTTAGCCTGATTGGATTCAATGACAGCAACGTTGCCCGTTATGTTTATCCCGCCTTATCCACTATTCAAGTAGATACAGAGGCTCTCGGCAGCATCGGTTTGAATTTACTGGTCGAACGCATGGAAGGAAATGTGGGGATAACCCAGAATATCTCAATTGCGACGCGGTTAATAAAACGCGAATCAACGAAGAAATAG
- the map gene encoding type I methionyl aminopeptidase has protein sequence MITLKSQREIEAMAESGQILANIHVALRDFIKPGITTMAINDFVEKAIRDAGAIPEQIGFEGYEFATCTSVNDAICHGFPSTKEVLKDGDLVKVDTVVNYNGAMSDSCWSYIVGESSPTVDRLKEVTKKAMYLGIEQAKVGNRIGDIGHAIQTYVEAEGFSVVRDFIGHGIGPTMHEGPAVPHYGLPGKGLRLKEGMTITIEPMVNTGTWKSKMDKNGWTARTQDGGISCQFEHTIAITSEGPKILTLQPE, from the coding sequence ATGATTACACTAAAATCCCAACGCGAAATCGAAGCAATGGCAGAGTCTGGTCAAATCCTGGCAAACATTCATGTTGCGCTACGCGATTTTATCAAACCGGGAATTACAACGATGGCCATTAATGATTTTGTTGAAAAAGCAATTCGCGATGCAGGCGCAATCCCAGAACAAATCGGGTTTGAAGGCTATGAATTCGCAACCTGTACCAGCGTAAACGACGCTATTTGCCACGGTTTCCCAAGCACTAAAGAAGTTCTTAAAGATGGTGACTTGGTCAAAGTAGACACGGTTGTGAACTATAATGGTGCGATGTCTGACTCATGTTGGAGCTATATTGTCGGCGAATCGAGCCCAACAGTGGATCGTTTGAAAGAAGTAACCAAAAAAGCAATGTACTTAGGAATTGAGCAAGCCAAAGTTGGAAACCGCATCGGCGATATCGGCCACGCGATTCAAACATACGTGGAAGCGGAAGGTTTCTCAGTTGTCCGCGATTTTATCGGCCACGGCATCGGCCCAACGATGCACGAAGGTCCGGCAGTTCCACATTACGGTTTACCAGGCAAAGGTCTGCGCTTGAAAGAGGGCATGACCATTACAATCGAGCCCATGGTGAATACAGGAACGTGGAAATCTAAAATGGATAAAAATGGTTGGACAGCACGCACGCAAGATGGCGGAATAAGCTGCCAATTCGAGCACACAATTGCCATCACAAGTGAAGGCCCAAAAATCTTAACGCTGCAACCAGAATAA
- a CDS encoding Gfo/Idh/MocA family protein → MLAVGFIGTSMISHEFAKALSLTEGYKLKAVYSRVLSKAEDFGKAYGVDMFFDDLEAFMASPELDVIYIASPNSLHFDQAMLAMANKKHVIVEKPAFSNLKEWDAANKAADENGVLLFEAARHLHDPNFHIIKNEITKLEKVDNAILYYGKYSSRYDQVVAGEEPNIFSPRFSGGALMDLGVYTLYAALAWFGEPESATYNARKIATNVDGSGTILFRYPTFDVTMHISKNYNLHAPSEVHSGKQTLILDELTGTTEIILENTGTGETFNLAKKPSAHLMLDEALAFHKEIVHTTEKYEEWRQLSRQVAYWSEKLRKNAGITFTADE, encoded by the coding sequence ATGTTAGCTGTAGGTTTTATAGGAACGAGTATGATTTCCCACGAGTTTGCCAAGGCATTAAGTCTGACAGAGGGGTATAAGCTGAAAGCCGTTTATAGCCGCGTGTTATCGAAAGCAGAGGATTTTGGTAAAGCATACGGAGTGGATATGTTTTTCGATGACTTGGAAGCATTTATGGCGAGTCCAGAGTTGGATGTCATTTATATTGCCTCCCCAAATAGTCTGCATTTCGATCAAGCTATGCTTGCTATGGCGAATAAAAAGCACGTCATCGTTGAAAAACCAGCTTTTTCGAACTTGAAAGAATGGGACGCAGCCAATAAAGCCGCGGACGAAAATGGCGTTCTATTGTTCGAGGCTGCCCGTCACCTTCACGATCCGAATTTCCATATCATAAAAAATGAAATTACGAAACTTGAAAAAGTCGACAATGCCATTCTTTATTATGGGAAATATTCCAGTCGTTATGACCAAGTTGTTGCCGGCGAAGAGCCGAATATTTTCTCACCACGATTCTCTGGCGGGGCGTTGATGGACTTGGGAGTCTATACACTGTACGCAGCGCTTGCTTGGTTTGGAGAGCCCGAATCAGCAACCTATAACGCGCGTAAAATTGCAACCAACGTCGACGGTTCGGGAACGATTTTATTCCGTTATCCCACTTTCGATGTGACAATGCATATTTCTAAAAACTATAATTTGCATGCGCCGTCCGAAGTTCATAGCGGAAAGCAAACCTTAATTTTGGATGAATTGACCGGAACGACCGAAATCATCCTGGAAAATACCGGAACGGGCGAGACTTTCAATTTGGCAAAGAAACCATCCGCACATTTGATGTTGGATGAAGCCTTGGCCTTCCACAAAGAAATAGTACACACTACTGAAAAATATGAAGAATGGCGCCAATTGAGCCGTCAAGTCGCATATTGGTCAGAAAAATTACGTAAAAATGCAGGGATTACTTTTACCGCAGATGAATGA
- a CDS encoding DEAD/DEAH box helicase — protein sequence MMIEKMNPSFQRHWRSMRFQLPTPIQERSFEPLLAGEDIVGLSPTGTGKTLAYALPLLEKIKTSSELQLVVLTPSQELGVQVGRVLEEWASLRDVKVQTLIGGASVKRQIENLKLKPEVVVGTPGRMLELANQRKLKLHTVKTVVLDEADYLLQPEHMDNLREFIKKMPGQRQMAFYSATDSENLREVSRWFNTQPAIIDTADASTDQTEHGYVLADNRKRAEVLRRLGNVKGMQALVFVNSVQELDYLAEKMQFENVKVRMLHSDYGTSQRKDALEAFKKGEAVFLLTTDVSTRGIDIPDLPYVINYDLPLSQEVYQHRSGRTGRMGKEGRVLSLVNERGIRDLRKLGPRPSETTEWFIFKGQLVDERPETVPDAPQPKMKEKVKKEKGVRQETNRTPLPEAPKKAKKKNRTRSQKNKGARRPKTEE from the coding sequence ATGATGATTGAAAAAATGAACCCCAGTTTCCAAAGACACTGGCGGTCCATGCGCTTCCAGCTCCCAACACCCATCCAGGAACGTTCGTTTGAACCGCTCCTAGCTGGTGAAGATATTGTTGGATTATCACCGACAGGAACGGGAAAAACGTTAGCGTACGCTTTACCACTTTTAGAAAAAATAAAAACGTCGAGCGAATTGCAACTAGTCGTTTTGACACCATCTCAAGAACTGGGCGTCCAAGTTGGGCGAGTTCTAGAAGAGTGGGCATCCTTGCGCGATGTGAAAGTACAAACGCTAATCGGCGGCGCCAGCGTAAAACGTCAAATCGAAAATTTAAAATTAAAACCAGAAGTTGTAGTCGGAACGCCAGGCCGTATGTTAGAACTAGCGAACCAACGTAAATTAAAACTCCACACGGTTAAAACGGTAGTCTTGGATGAAGCGGACTACTTATTACAACCCGAGCACATGGATAACTTGCGTGAATTCATCAAAAAAATGCCAGGACAAAGACAAATGGCATTCTATTCCGCAACGGATAGCGAAAACTTACGTGAAGTGTCGCGTTGGTTCAATACACAACCGGCTATTATTGATACAGCCGATGCAAGTACCGATCAAACTGAGCACGGCTATGTACTGGCGGATAACCGCAAACGCGCAGAAGTACTGCGTCGTTTGGGAAATGTGAAGGGCATGCAGGCCCTTGTCTTTGTGAACTCTGTACAAGAACTGGATTACCTCGCTGAGAAAATGCAGTTTGAAAACGTGAAAGTACGCATGCTTCATAGCGATTATGGTACAAGTCAACGTAAAGATGCTTTAGAGGCCTTCAAGAAAGGCGAGGCGGTCTTCCTATTGACTACCGATGTATCAACACGTGGAATTGATATTCCCGATTTACCATATGTCATCAACTATGATTTGCCGCTTTCTCAAGAAGTGTATCAACACCGTTCCGGACGTACCGGCCGCATGGGCAAAGAGGGCCGCGTTTTATCATTAGTAAATGAACGCGGAATTCGTGACCTGCGTAAGCTGGGTCCGCGTCCAAGCGAAACGACCGAATGGTTTATTTTCAAAGGGCAGTTGGTGGATGAACGTCCCGAAACAGTTCCAGATGCGCCACAGCCAAAGATGAAAGAAAAAGTGAAGAAGGAAAAAGGCGTAAGGCAAGAAACGAATCGGACACCTCTTCCGGAAGCACCTAAAAAAGCGAAGAAGAAAAACCGTACCCGTTCCCAAAAGAACAAGGGCGCACGCCGTCCAAAAACAGAAGAATAA
- a CDS encoding M20 family metallopeptidase yields MSLLDILTQKLEEKEGRIIEMRRYLHAHPELSFEEEKTAQYIADFYKDVPVDKVETNYGGGHGVVVTIKGAQPGKTIAIRADFDALPITEETDVAFKSTNPGVMHACGHDGHTAYMLILAETLAELKSELKGTIRVLHQPAEEVPPGGALGMIKAGALEGVDHIFGIHVMSNMETGKVFYRAGNTQTGRSYFKLKVQGKGGHGSSPHTANDAIVAASSFVMNVQTIVSRHINPFDTAVVTIGSFDGKGSFNVIKDSVTLEGDVRTMSDESRTIVEEQVRQFAEGLETSFKVKSELEYANDYPVLYNDPEVTGLVQEALEAADFAEILETAPQPPSEDFAYYLKEVPGTFFYVGAMPANGEWYPHHHPKFEINEDSLLISAKAMAAVVVKFCG; encoded by the coding sequence ATGAGTTTACTGGATATTTTGACACAGAAGCTGGAGGAGAAAGAAGGACGGATTATTGAGATGCGTCGTTATTTACACGCGCATCCAGAATTGTCATTTGAAGAAGAAAAAACAGCGCAATACATTGCTGACTTCTACAAGGATGTTCCTGTGGATAAAGTTGAAACGAATTACGGCGGCGGCCATGGTGTAGTGGTAACGATTAAGGGTGCCCAACCTGGTAAGACGATTGCGATTCGTGCCGATTTTGACGCGTTGCCAATTACTGAGGAAACAGATGTCGCATTCAAATCGACGAATCCAGGCGTGATGCATGCTTGTGGTCATGATGGACACACTGCTTATATGCTTATTTTGGCGGAAACGTTGGCGGAACTGAAAAGTGAGTTGAAAGGTACGATTCGCGTGCTGCATCAACCTGCTGAAGAAGTCCCACCAGGTGGCGCATTGGGTATGATTAAAGCCGGTGCTCTTGAAGGCGTTGACCATATCTTTGGTATTCACGTCATGTCCAATATGGAAACAGGTAAAGTCTTCTACCGCGCGGGAAATACGCAAACTGGCCGTTCTTATTTCAAGTTGAAAGTGCAAGGTAAAGGTGGACATGGTTCCTCTCCACATACAGCGAATGATGCGATTGTTGCAGCAAGTTCATTTGTTATGAATGTTCAAACAATCGTTAGCCGCCACATTAACCCATTTGATACAGCAGTTGTAACGATTGGTTCATTTGACGGAAAAGGTTCATTTAACGTTATTAAAGATTCTGTTACGCTTGAAGGAGACGTGCGTACGATGTCTGATGAAAGTCGGACAATCGTTGAAGAGCAAGTTCGTCAATTTGCGGAAGGTTTGGAAACGTCATTCAAAGTTAAGAGTGAGTTGGAATACGCAAACGACTACCCTGTCTTGTATAACGATCCTGAAGTGACAGGATTGGTACAAGAAGCGTTGGAAGCAGCGGATTTCGCTGAGATTTTGGAAACAGCGCCGCAACCACCTTCAGAAGACTTTGCTTACTACTTAAAAGAAGTACCAGGTACATTCTTCTACGTCGGTGCAATGCCGGCAAATGGTGAGTGGTATCCACACCACCATCCAAAATTCGAAATTAACGAAGACAGCTTGTTAATATCTGCAAAAGCAATGGCAGCCGTTGTCGTTAAGTTCTGTGGATAA